The window GAACCAATCCAGCCCTTCACCCACAGCTGGAGCCCCTTCCTTCTCATCAGTGGGCTGTTGggagagcccccccccctccccatggcGCCCTGTATTTGAGGATCTGGTCTCTGAGGTTGTCCCAGGGCCCTTGGCCCCGGCATGGGCATCACCACGGGTGTTGTCATCTCACTGCGAGCCGTGAGGGGCAGAGTGGGCTTCCacacctccctcctgccctcatGCCCCGCACCCCCCACCCtaacacccacccaccccccaagtAAAAGAGCAGAGGACTCAGAACAGAATACATTTGAAAACTTTAATTGGGATTGCGAGCGTTGAAGGTTAAAGACAAAACCCAGGCACTGGGCTTTGCCGGAGACAGCATGTTAAAGGGGTTGAGTCGAGGCGAACACGACCGCTGTGCGATGGCAGGGACAGCGGCAGGTGACACGGGGTGTTCGGCGCGTGGGGTGGTCTTCAGGCGATGGCACAGGGAGGGACCCAAGAGGGGGTCCCGCTGAAGACTGGTCTTCTTGGGGGGTGGGGATTCGGGGAAGAGACAAGATGGACAGCCACAATCATGGGCAATGGGAGGTCAGTGTAGAGCCGGGTCAAGATGACTGGTGACCTGTGGAGAGCTGCTCACGTGGGGGACACAGAGGAGCGTCGGCAGGTGCCGCGGAGCGAGGCGGATGTTGACACCAGGTGGGACGGGCATCCGGCGGAATGGGCAGGTGATCAATTTGGGCGCCTCTAAAGTCTTTTTGGTTCTCCGGCCGATCCGTCTGGGTTCTCCAATCAGTACAATTTGGTTCTTTGGGCTTCTGTCCAATGTTCCGAATGGCCCATTCCCCAAGCACTTGCCGAGGGACCCTCCGTGCCAAGAGCGGGCTGGCATGGACCGCCCCCGGGGTCCTGCCAGCCCTGTTGCCAGGGCCCAGAAGCCTCGGGCCTCTAGAATGCTAGTCGGGCTGCCTACAGGGGGGCCGCGCTGGGGGCAGAAGTGGGGGGAGGTACACCTCCCAGCCGCCCGGGTCCCTGCGACCGCCCTAGGTACCGCGATGAATGGTGGCTGGGTCGGTACCAGACCCACAAGGCCTCGGGGCCCAAGCAACCCCGGGTTGATGGTCAACCTCACAGCTCTCTTGCTCTGCAGGACTCTCTCCTGACCTCCCCGACCGCCCGACCTCACCCTGCCTGGCCCTCCCGGGAGACTCTGCGGAGCTCCCGTCTCCTGGGGGACAGGACAGGGCGCTGAGGAGGTGGGCAAGGTGTGACCGAGGGGCGGGGGGAGCGCTCCCCAAGCGTGCGGAAGGCGGCCACCTGCACCAGCCCGATGGAACCCCTTCTGCTGACACCTCTGCTGCCCCTTCCCCCCCGGCGGCCGCTGGCCTGGCCGGCCGGGGGCCCTTTCCTTCCTTGATGGCCTCCGAGCACCTTCCTCACACCTGGGGAGATCCAGCCccatccctcctccacccctcaggGCCTCCGGGGACCAGCCACTGTCCCCGAAAGCCAGGCCGGGCAGCGGCCCTCTCGATTCCCCTTGGTCTTCTCCGTGGGGGGGACGCCTGTGGCTGGCGCCCTCACGGAGGCTCCACTCTCGATTCAACCCAAGCGACAgggacagattaaaaaaaaaaaaaattatgcagggAGATAAATGGCGGAGAGCAGGACTCTGGCGGTTGGTGCTGGTGGACGGCCGGTGTGCACGTCCCTACGCGTCACTGCTCCCCTGTTACGGGGACGGGAGTTATATTGTTGTGTGAGCGCGTGAGAAGCCAAGGACGggggttcaaaaaaaaaaacagaaacaagcccCAGGAGCATCGAATTAAAGGGGGGAAATAGATCAATTGGCGTCAAATTTGGATGTCTGATTTTGAGTCTGTAATTCTGCAAGCCTCCTCAACACTCCCTCCCGACTTGGGACCGAAACCTCGCTGGGACACATCCTACCCCAGGGagcccccccacccagcccccactgccccccacccaccccaccaaCCGCCAGACTTCCCACGCTCCCCACCACCTTTGCCggcctcccgggggggggggaaagcTTCTCAGAAATGaaaggctccccccccccccgggaggctGGCAAAGATGATCCCAGGCGTGCCAGGGGCAGGGCCCAGATCTTCCAGAGGGGCACACCTAGGGCGTCAGGCTACGGCGGGGGAGAGGGGGCGGCATGTCCTGCTCGGCTTCAGCACCTCCGTATCTGGCCACGCCATCTCCTCGCTGGCACACATGAAGGTGAGGAGCGCTGAAGTGTCTGGGGGCATCGGGCTCACACCACGAGGTCTGAGGGGACAGTACCGACAAGGGAGGGCACCCCCCTCGCCTCGGAAAGATGGAACCAAGGGCCCAGGCCTGGgacacaccccctccccaccccggggGTGCATCTCAGGGGACGATGGGAGGGGAACCGGAGCACATGAAAACCTTGAGAGAGAATTTGGGATGAGACATGGTCTCATCTGTGCCCATATGGGTTTGGCCAAGTCATTCTCACCGTTTGTACCCGCCCCCTGCAGGTGAGGggggtgtgcatgcatgtgtgtgcaccaGAAGGCTGTTGGTGTGTGCGTGAGGGGGTGCGTGCAGGTGTGAAAGTCTGTGACCATGTTTGGTGCGTGGGTGTGAGGGTGttgcatgcgtgcgtgcgtgtgtgagaGACGGTGTGTACTTTTGGGTGGGGACAAATAGGTTAAGATTTTGGTGGGTGTGGGGTTCGTGCCAATTAAATTTCGGTTTTCATGTTCCGGTTCCCCTCCTTCGGTCTCAGTGGCCCCCAACCAGCTCCCTGGTGACTATGGGCGGGACCCGTGTGGACAGCGAGGCTGGGTGGCTGAAATGGTTTCGCGGCTAGTTCACTGAGAGTGCCCAGAGGTCTTGAGTGAGCAGGGAGGTAGCTGAGAAGCAGTGACATGCCCGCTGCAAATTTGGGGTCCCCTCCGTTCTCTTGGATGGTTAGGGACTCGAGCCCAGAGCCAATTTGACTCAAAGTCCCACGGGGAAgagacggaggggggggggggcgccgaATTCTTTTACTTTGCCAATTGtttttaagccttttttttttttttttttaaatttattttcagccaattgattttttgggtttttttggggggggtttttttttttttaagcctaatttgtttttttggtgttttttttaaaaagccaattagTGGGGCtaatgtgtgtatgagtgtgtggggtgtgtgtgagtgATTTAAGGATTTGTTTGCCAGATTTTGTTGGGCAATTTTGGGGAATAATttggggggggaataattttggGAGGGATATTTTTTGGGGGGATAATTTTTGGGGGGATAATTTAGGGGGGATACTTTTTGGGGGAATAATTTGGGGGGGAATAATTTTGGGGGGGATATTTTTTTGGGGGATAATTTTTGGGGGGATAATTTAGGGGGGATACTTTTTGGGGGAATAATTTGGGGGGGAATAATTTTGGGGGGGATATTTTTTGGGGGAATAATTTGGGGGGATAATTTGGGGGGAATATTTTTTTGGGGGATTATTTTGAGGGGATAATTTGGGGGGATATTTAATGCCAATCAGTTTTGAAGTTGTTGGGATGACTCAGCCCGATGGAAAGGGGCCGAGGCGAGTAGCCTGACGTGGGGAGGTTGGGGCACGGGGGAGGGTGGAGGAGCCCCTAAGGAGGACGGCCCAGAGAGGTTTCAGAGGGGGACCTGATGGAATGGTCGATGGTCAagaggagagcaggaggaggtGGGGCCATTTCGCAGAATTACAACAATTTGGTTCACTTCCAATTGCTGGACACCTCTGGAGAGGCACCCCCGTGGGAAGCAGGGTCATTGGTGGACAGGGCCATCAAAGGCCGGTGACGCTTGGCCTCTTTAAAAGCTTCCAATTCCCTGGCCAACATGCGACCCCGGCGGACACGCAGGAGGGCAGGCAGGCCCCTGCGCAGGCGTTGGGCGGACTGCATCCAGGTGCCGTAGTGGAAAAACTTGCCCACGGGGTATCTGGGGAAGTTGTCCTGGGAGGGGAAGGGCCAGTCAAAGGGGTGCCACCGGCTCTCCTTGCTCCAGCCCCCAGCGAGCCTGTGGCCCTCTTGGTGACCTGAGGGGCTGGTTGGTACCTACCTAAACCTGCCACCGTGCCAACTGAGAACAGATTCATAACTCACCCAGCTCCTGGCCGCGAGGTCCCCAGTGGAGGACATGACAAACATGGGATTGGCTCCCTCTCTTAGCTTGCACTTTCAGCAAAGGAGCTGGTTGTGCCTGGTCCCTTGGCTCAGAGGTGACAACCCTAAGGGCCCCAGAGGGAAGACTTCCCGCTGGTGGTGTTGGAGACCTCGGTCTTACCGGAAGCACGGTCGGGAGAGTCGACACATCCCTCTCGGACTTGGCGGGGGTGGCGCAGTAGGTTTCCAAAAGGGCCAGGTCGCAGCTGCGGAAGCAGCACTCTTCCACGATGCCACGGCTGCGTCGGCTGGCGCGGCTGGCTGGTCTGCCTGTGAGTCCCaccggagggggtgggggagaggactcATCAACACCAGGGCACCACCGCACATCAGACGggccatgtgtgtgtctgtgtgtgtgtgtgtgtgagtgtgtgtgtgtgtgcgcggcGGGCGAGGGGCAGGCAGGACCCtccagaaaggagagaaggggaagtgggaaCCAGCTCAGGGTCTCCAGTCCCTGGGCTCAGGGGCTAACCCGAAGAGGTGAGGTCCAACACCCACATTCTGGGACCAAGGGCCCTGCTGTCCTGAAAGCCAGCTAGGCTGAGCCCACAGGTGCCACCCCGCACGGTAAGCAGGGGCCAGTGGTGGCCCGCAGCCCTGAGACACCGAGACAGGTAGGaatgggaggaggaagaagaagacgGGAGGAGAGGAGTGAGGAGCTGTAAAAAACCACGCCCTCCTCTCCTCCCGTCCTCCCCCTCGCCTCCCCCGGGGCTCCACGTCTCAGCCGCAAGGGAAAGCGCAGGGTGCCTGGgtgag is drawn from Saccopteryx leptura isolate mSacLep1 chromosome 1, mSacLep1_pri_phased_curated, whole genome shotgun sequence and contains these coding sequences:
- the IGF2 gene encoding insulin-like growth factor II isoform X1 translates to MVSPAPQIIVVAPGAEPESAQVQRTEDGGTIIRIFWVGPKGELLRRTPVSSVMQIPMELPMGKSMLMLLTFLAFASCCFAAYRPSETLCGGELVDTLQFVCGDRGFYFSRPASRASRRSRGIVEECCFRSCDLALLETYCATPAKSERDVSTLPTVLPDNFPRYPVGKFFHYGTWMQSAQRLRRGLPALLRVRRGRMLARELEAFKEAKRHRPLMALSTNDPASHGGASPEVSSNWK
- the IGF2 gene encoding insulin-like growth factor II isoform X2, which translates into the protein MELPMGKSMLMLLTFLAFASCCFAAYRPSETLCGGELVDTLQFVCGDRGFYFSRPASRASRRSRGIVEECCFRSCDLALLETYCATPAKSERDVSTLPTVLPDNFPRYPVGKFFHYGTWMQSAQRLRRGLPALLRVRRGRMLARELEAFKEAKRHRPLMALSTNDPASHGGASPEVSSNWK